The Neobacillus sp. OS1-2 genome includes a window with the following:
- a CDS encoding CopG family ribbon-helix-helix protein, protein MSESGATTEILVKLPQHLLTELDGFVKQENVNRSEFIYQATKMYLRERKKRQIRESMRRGYMEMAKINLRIASEAFLAEYEAEHTVERLVSGG, encoded by the coding sequence GTGTCTGAATCCGGCGCAACTACGGAAATCTTAGTGAAGTTACCGCAACATCTTTTAACTGAGTTAGATGGTTTCGTTAAGCAAGAAAATGTAAACCGGAGCGAGTTTATTTACCAAGCAACAAAGATGTATTTGCGCGAACGAAAGAAGAGACAAATTCGCGAGTCGATGAGACGTGGATACATGGAAATGGCAAAGATCAATCTTAGAATTGCATCAGAAGCATTTCTGGCAGAATATGAGGCAGAACATACTGTAGAACGTCTTGTAAGCGGAGGGTAA
- the ndoA gene encoding type II toxin-antitoxin system endoribonuclease NdoA, producing MIVKRGDVYFADLSPVVGSEQGGVRPVLVIQNDIGNRFSPTVIVAAITAQIQKAKLPTHVEIDAKRYGFERDSVILLEQIRTIDKQRLTDKITHLDDEMMEKVDEALQVSLGLIEF from the coding sequence TTGATTGTCAAGCGTGGTGACGTATATTTCGCGGACCTATCCCCAGTTGTTGGTTCTGAACAAGGCGGCGTCCGTCCTGTACTTGTCATCCAAAACGACATCGGGAATCGGTTTAGTCCCACAGTGATTGTTGCAGCGATTACAGCTCAAATCCAAAAAGCGAAGCTTCCAACACATGTAGAAATTGATGCGAAGCGCTACGGATTTGAACGAGATTCGGTCATTCTGCTAGAGCAGATTCGTACAATTGATAAGCAGCGGTTAACCGATAAAATCACCCATCTCGATGACGAAATGATGGAGAAAGTGGATGAAGCCTTGCAAGTAAGCTTAGGACTCATCGAATTTTAG
- a CDS encoding Tex family protein, protein MLGKIAAELAIPYKQVKSVISLLGEGNTVPFIARYRKEMTGALDEVQIRTIMERSQYIQNLEQRKEEVLRIIAEQGKLTEELSQSITKAEKLQEVEDLYRPYKQKRRTKATVAKEKGLEPLAEWLMTFPKDSMDEKAKQFLTEEVLAVEDAIAGAKDIIAEWVSDDAESRKWIRKETLKSGHVASSVKDAEKDEKKVYEMYYEYEEPVSKIVPHRTLALNRGEKEDILRVSIKMNSDLILSYLSRKWIRNQHSPAAPIVLEAMEDSYKRLIQPSIEREIRSELTEKGEEQAIHIFSENLRNLLLQPPLKGKVVIGVDPAYRTGCKLAVVDETGKVLKIDVIYPHPPVSKRKEAREKFIQILREYKVEMAAIGNGTASRETEQFVADILKEMEEEIFYLIVNEAGASVYSASDLAREEFPTFQVEERSAVSIARRLQDPLAELVKIDPKSVGVGQYQHDVTQKRLSESLHFVVETAVNRVGVNVNTASSSLLQYVAGLNKTAANNIVKKREEEGKFTSRVQLKKVPRLGAKTYEQAIGFLRVLDGKQPLDRTGIHPENYDEVKKLLGSLGFTANDLGTEELKTALNGLDLQLVSEELSIGVLTLRDIIDALVRPERDPRDDLPRPLLKKDVLKLEDLKAGMELQGTVRNVVDFGAFVDIGVKQDGLVHISKLSNRFVKHPLDIVSVGDVVTVWVDSVDMKKGRVALTMLPPA, encoded by the coding sequence ATGTTAGGAAAAATAGCCGCTGAACTAGCGATCCCTTATAAACAAGTGAAAAGTGTTATTTCGTTATTAGGTGAAGGTAATACCGTTCCGTTTATTGCCCGCTACCGAAAGGAAATGACTGGTGCCCTCGATGAAGTGCAAATCCGTACCATTATGGAACGCTCACAGTACATACAGAACCTAGAGCAAAGAAAGGAAGAGGTTCTTCGCATTATTGCCGAACAGGGCAAATTAACGGAAGAACTTAGCCAAAGTATAACGAAGGCGGAAAAACTTCAAGAGGTGGAAGATTTATACCGTCCTTATAAACAAAAAAGGCGGACGAAAGCGACTGTTGCCAAGGAAAAAGGCTTGGAACCACTTGCTGAGTGGTTGATGACATTTCCGAAAGACAGTATGGATGAAAAAGCGAAGCAATTTTTAACAGAGGAGGTACTTGCGGTTGAAGATGCCATTGCCGGCGCAAAGGACATCATCGCTGAATGGGTTTCTGATGATGCGGAAAGCCGTAAGTGGATCCGCAAAGAAACATTGAAATCAGGTCATGTCGCTTCAAGTGTAAAAGATGCGGAGAAGGACGAGAAAAAAGTTTATGAAATGTACTATGAGTATGAGGAACCGGTTAGCAAAATTGTCCCGCACCGAACGTTAGCTTTAAATCGTGGTGAAAAAGAAGACATATTACGGGTTTCTATTAAAATGAATAGCGATCTTATTTTGTCCTATTTATCGAGAAAATGGATTCGTAATCAGCATTCCCCGGCTGCTCCGATTGTCTTGGAGGCCATGGAAGATAGCTATAAACGTTTGATCCAGCCATCAATTGAACGAGAAATCCGCAGTGAGTTAACGGAAAAGGGCGAAGAACAAGCCATTCATATATTCTCGGAAAATCTCCGTAATCTATTATTGCAGCCGCCTCTAAAAGGAAAAGTGGTCATCGGTGTTGACCCTGCCTATCGTACCGGTTGTAAATTAGCAGTAGTAGATGAAACGGGGAAAGTCCTAAAAATCGATGTGATTTACCCGCATCCACCGGTCTCGAAAAGAAAGGAAGCGCGTGAAAAGTTTATACAGATTTTACGCGAGTATAAGGTGGAAATGGCGGCCATCGGAAATGGTACGGCATCGCGGGAGACGGAACAGTTTGTTGCCGATATATTAAAAGAAATGGAAGAAGAAATCTTCTATTTAATCGTTAATGAGGCAGGTGCCAGTGTCTATTCCGCTTCAGACCTTGCTAGAGAAGAGTTTCCTACTTTTCAAGTAGAAGAAAGAAGTGCCGTCTCTATCGCACGCCGCTTGCAAGACCCACTAGCTGAATTGGTAAAAATAGATCCTAAATCAGTGGGTGTCGGCCAATACCAGCATGACGTGACGCAAAAACGCTTATCTGAATCCTTGCATTTTGTCGTCGAGACCGCTGTTAACCGGGTTGGTGTCAATGTCAATACCGCTTCATCCTCGCTTTTACAGTATGTAGCAGGATTAAACAAAACAGCTGCAAACAATATTGTGAAAAAGCGTGAGGAGGAAGGAAAATTTACAAGCCGCGTTCAATTGAAAAAGGTCCCTCGTCTCGGTGCGAAGACTTATGAACAAGCAATCGGCTTTTTACGTGTACTGGATGGTAAACAGCCGCTTGATCGGACGGGAATTCATCCGGAGAACTATGATGAAGTAAAAAAGCTGTTGGGTAGCCTTGGTTTTACCGCTAATGACCTAGGGACGGAAGAGCTTAAGACCGCACTTAACGGTCTTGATTTACAACTAGTTTCTGAAGAACTTTCAATCGGCGTACTTACCCTAAGGGATATCATAGATGCCTTGGTAAGACCGGAACGAGATCCGCGTGATGATTTGCCTCGTCCGCTACTGAAAAAGGATGTTCTAAAACTTGAGGACCTTAAAGCAGGAATGGAACTGCAAGGAACGGTTCGAAATGTCGTTGACTTTGGAGCGTTTGTCGATATTGGTGTGAAGCAGGATGGGCTTGTGCATATTTCAAAACTAAGCAATCGATTTGTGAAACATCCGCTAGACATCGTCTCTGTAGGAGATGTCGTTACTGTTTGGGTGGACTCTGTCGATATGAAAAAGGGCCGCGTTGCCTTAACCATGCTGCCGCCGGCATAG
- the cmpA gene encoding cortex morphogenetic protein CmpA gives MPTWLQNQMKRAFYEKDRYQIKLLNQCWFFYRKKHCS, from the coding sequence ATGCCAACTTGGTTGCAAAACCAAATGAAAAGGGCTTTTTATGAGAAGGATCGCTATCAGATTAAGCTGTTAAATCAGTGCTGGTTTTTTTACAGAAAAAAACACTGCTCTTAG
- a CDS encoding SprT family protein, which translates to MEQKALQLLVEKISIDSFDKPFKHQASFNPRLRSTGGRYLLGTHNIEINKKYLEQLGERELVGIIKHELCHYHLHIEGKGHQHRDQAFKMLLKKVGAPRFCTPLPERQAKRTAKKILIYECTNCKLSYKRKRTIDTSRYVCGKCRGKLTKLKEIILE; encoded by the coding sequence ATGGAACAAAAAGCACTTCAATTGTTGGTTGAGAAGATATCAATTGATTCGTTTGACAAACCATTCAAACATCAAGCGTCGTTCAATCCAAGATTAAGGTCAACGGGTGGAAGATACCTACTCGGTACACATAATATTGAAATCAATAAGAAGTACCTGGAGCAGCTTGGTGAAAGAGAATTAGTAGGCATCATCAAGCATGAACTATGTCATTATCACCTTCACATAGAAGGAAAAGGTCATCAGCATCGAGATCAAGCATTCAAGATGTTATTGAAAAAGGTAGGAGCACCAAGATTTTGCACACCGCTACCAGAGCGGCAGGCGAAACGCACGGCTAAAAAGATACTCATTTATGAGTGTACGAACTGTAAGCTCTCATATAAGAGAAAAAGAACCATTGATACAAGTAGGTATGTGTGTGGGAAATGTCGAGGGAAATTGACGAAGCTGAAAGAAATAATCCTTGAATAA